The DNA sequence GATGTTTGAggagatttttttaaaattaactgtatttatcaaaatttaaaaatttaatataaccttatatatttataagtatttaatttaatttttatatttatgtctattatataattttttaattttaaatttattcactaaatataattattattattgcttgAAAATTAGTTTTTAGATTGATTTATCATAGGTGTTTTGGGTTTTAGAAAGttatctttgaaaaaaattcAGTTTTGATAAGCTACCCAACCATCATAAATACAATGATGGAAACATGACTAGAATTTTTTGTATTACGGATGATTTGATGCAACAGATTATTTTAGTCAATATATAATTAATGACAGATCTAGTCAAAATAGCGGCAGAAACATTGGAAAACAAAGTTTTCCTAAACTTTAGTGACAGGAATTCGTCACTATATGTATGCACCATATGTGGTAACAATAGCAATAAAATCAGTAgcttaatataataataaaataatattttaatcaaCTTTTGTTATTTATAAACTCTCctactttaattttataattaaaatataatatgttaaagtataaaataaaaattgaaaaataaataaaaatgatatatatttatatataaatatattataattaatttaataactaatttttaatatgtagataatatttttttggtgacgTCTCTGGTGGATGAAAGTGTTTGGTGACTAAGATGGCTAAATGATGTGTTTGGAGGAAAAGTTGACATGTGGAAGGAGATATATAGTTGATGGAGAGAACAAGATCTGCTGAAGTCTTTGAAAAGGGTAATCTTTTGTCTAACGTCAATAGTGACAAAGGAGAATATAGTAAATTTGCTATGTCAGAGTAGGTGAAGCTTTTCTCAATTTACAAAATTTACTTGATTTTGCAtcagatttaaatttttaatattaaatattttaatttcataacAAATTTAGATACCAAatgggataaaaataaaaataataaaaataactataaataaataattacatctaaatattgtaaaatttaaaataattctaaatattCCATGATCCTTCTTACAATCTAAGATTTATGTATAtattagagtaaagtatcgtttttgtttctaacgtttggggtaagtcttATTTGTGTctctaacgtttaaatcgtcctatttgtatccctaacgtttataaaagtgatttaATGTTATTCTATTGtcaattatactaacaaattaaattgtattttttaattattctcacttggatgtattcattctcaattaggtcTCACTTGAATGTGTtggattttaatattatacctactatttgtgtttagattcaattatgtccttagaaaaatgaattatgtaaatgttgtaggaattagtttcaacttttgatgaACTATTTGTAGGGAGTGGATCATCGACTCTATCCCAgacatttgtattctaacttttagaagagatttttaaaacttaaactGAAGCATTCATGATGTGTAATTGACggtaggataacattgaatcacttttacaaacATTAAGAATGCAAATatgacgatttaaacgttagggatacaaatagaaTTTActccaaacgttggggacaaaaacgatactttactttatatattatttgacattgaattacaattatactgttaatcaacaaattcatatcaaaaaacaatatttaatacaattttcagtttaaattttataaaatgtttacttaacaaataagataaaaataaaaataaaaagtgtaataaagatttttaaaataaaaataaatataatttaattgaaaagtacATTTACCTAGAataataagtaaaaaaaatgttgaataTATTCTTAAACgcacataaatattaatttttcatttatttacaAAATATATACTTCATTCATACAtagttataatttaaataaattaaaagataaataatactTATAATTTAttagggtaaaaaaccataataagccaactggctcaaaaaattacgtaaatacgccaaagcaaaaatcgtttcagcaataagccagatcgtatttttatataattcgaaccaggttggttcgaactcTATTTGTTAGTAAATCGAACCAGACGAGTTCGAATTAGGGTTTTTTGTTGGTAATAAAtcgaaccagcctggttcgaattaagaatgaaggtaattcgaaccatggtggttcgaattatagagagagaaggtttccatgtaattcgaaccgggctggttcgaattacaccaaTCATAGTTCGAACCAGGCCGGTTCGAATTAGTGTGAGACTGAGCTGTATATATAtggttccaaacgtgaattagtctcattagagggaataggatggctagtgaggagagttttgTGGTTTTGGTGCACCACAAAGGATCTGTTAATAGAAAAACTCGTTCCGGAGTAAAGTTCACAGATAAGAATCCTCTATGTATTGTCATAACATCTACGACGAGTTATGATGACCTTGTTAGCGCTGTACTAATGAAGCTCGGGCTGGAGGGTGCGAAGCGGGTAAAGAAGTTTTTCTATCGCATTCCAGTCACGGTGCTATAGAATACGGTGAAGTATGATTGCTTCACGATTAATAATGATGTCGACTTGCAAGTAATGTTTCTTTGTCGGCGGCAGTTTCCGGAGGTGAGGACACCGGAGTTATTGGCACGGCTGGTTGATGTTGTATCCAGCTCCGGCGGTTCGAACAGGAATACGAACACTATAGCGAATCCAGCAGGTTCTAGTTCCCGGCCTGCCGTTGCTTCCTCGTCCGTCCCTGTGTACGAACCAGTGGTCCAACATGTCGCCTCCCCATCTTTCGCTGTTGACCTCAATGGCACCGATGGCGACGAGGTAGTGGAAAGGGAAAATTTGCCGAACGCTTTATTGGGAGTTGCACCTGTTGGCGTAGGAGACGGTTTTTTGGACGATGAAGAGGAGGATGACGTCGAGCCGGATATGATTGACGATGATAGCGCTGATGATATTGGAGCGACCGGGCCTGCATTGGAGGTAGGTGGTTCTAGCTCTGACACACAGCAGTATCCACCACATTTTTCCTCGTTGGACTTGGACGCCATGAGACATGAGGGGGTTTTAGGGCATGCTGTTGGATTCGGAGCTAGAGATGCGGAAGGGACTACTGGTCTGACAGAGTTCCAGGTTGGTCAGCAATTCCAGGATAAAGATGAGGCCCTTTTAAGTGTGAAGACTTACAGCATCCGGCGAGGGGTACAGTACAAGGTGGTGGAGTCCGATCACCGCCGGTATGTGGGCAAGTGTTCCGAGTTTGGGAATGGGTGCACATGGTTGATTCGACTGAGTCTCCGGAAGCGCAAGGGCATTTGGGAGGTCAAACGGTACAATGGACCTCACACTTGCCTGGCCACATCCATCTCGAGTGACCACAGGAGTTTGGATTATCATGTGATTTCGGCGTTCATTATGCCAATGGTTAGGGCCGATGCATCCGTCAGCATCAAGGTGCTCCTGAACGCCACGGCAGCGCACTTCGGTTTTAGGCCGACTTACCGGAGGGTTTGGATGGCGAAGCAGAAATCTATTGCCATCATTTACGGTGACTGGGATGAGTCCTACAACGACCTGCCTAGGTGGGTGTTGGGTGTGCAGCTGACGATGCCTGGTAGTGTTGTCGTCCTTAAGACGACCCCGGTTCGAGTTGGAGGACAAGTGGACGAGTCTCAAGCGTACTTTCACAGGCTTTTCTGGACTTTCCCGCCGTGCATCGAGGCATTCCGTCATTGCAAGCCGCTAGTGAGCATTGACGGCACACATCTGTATGGGAAGTATGGGGGGACGTTGCTCATCGCGATTGCACAGGACGGGAACTCGAACATTCTACCTGTCGCATTCGCACTAGTAGAGGGTGAGAATGCGGAATCCTGGACATTCTTTTTGTCACACCTTCGACAGCACGTGACCCCGCAGCCCGGTCTGCTGGTTATATCGGACAGGCACAACGGCATCAAGGCTGCGCTTGAGGCCCCTGACGGCGGTTGGCTACCGCCATCTGCGTACCGTGCATTCTGCATACGACACGTAGCGGCTAATTTTGCCCTAACCTTCAAGGGCAAAGACGCTAGGAGGCTACTAGTGAACGCGGCATATGCGAAGACCGAGGTTGAATTTGATTACTGGTTTGATATCCTGCGATCTGAAGATCCGGCGATGTGTGAGTGGGCGAACCGGATTAATTACTCATTGTGGACTCAGCATCGTGATGAGGGGTGGAGATTCGGTCACATGACGACGAACATCTCCGAGTGTGTGAACTCTATCCTGAAGGGGGTCAGAAATCTCCATGTAGCATCCCTGGTGAAGGCAACATATTGTAGGCTTGCGGAACTGTTTGTTCGCAAGGGGAGAGAGGCTGAGGCCCAGATGGGAACAGGACAACAATTCAGTCAGCATTTGATGAAGTGTATTGAGGCCAACATGAGGACGGCCAGGTGCTTCACGGTGACGCTGTATGACCGGGATAACTCCGAGTTCACTGTAGCAGAGACCACTCCGACTGGTTCTTTCTCCTTGGGTACTTACAGAGTATCACTTGCCTCTCGGACATGTGACTGCGGGTACTTCCAGGCTCTTCATTTCCCGTGTCAGCACGCACTTGCATGCTGTGCATACTCACGGGTCACCTGGACCTCTTACGTTCACAGCGTCTATCAGATTAGCTCGGTGTTCGATGTGTATCGGATGGGATTCACACCTCCGATCCCGGAGGGCTTCTGGCCACCTTACGACGGGCCCACGGTGATTCCAGACCCTGACAAGAGGCGTGCCAGAGAGGGTCGTCCTAGATCCACTAGGATACGGACGAATATGGACGAGGCGGATCCGAATCGGCCAAAGAGGTGCGGCCTATGTCGCCAACCCGGACACACACGACGTAGTTGCCCACAGGTTGGAGGCTCGTCTCAGACAGGACACCATTAGTATGCATGTTGTTAGTGTTAGCATTATCTACATTAGTGCGCATCTTGCTAGTCTTAGAGTTATTTAGATTATTTCccatgttgttagtgtcagcATTATTTACATTAGAGCACATGACTTTTAGTTTGATTGTTGCGAGTAGTAATGAATATGGCTtctttaattatgtatttttttctttaaagttcAATCATGTATCATAGTGGTTTGTACtttttttgttatgttattATAGTCTGTTTAcctatgttttttttatttgtgttctGGGACATTCATTTTGTATGATCAATGAATCTTGAAACAGTTTAgtgtttattttttcttattaaattgTGTCCGGGTTGGCGACATAGCCCGCATCTCTTTGGCCGATTCGGATCTGCCTCGTCCATAGATACACAGCTCAGTCAGTCTCACACTAATTCGAACCGGCCTGGTTCGAACTATGAttggtgtaattcgaaccagcccggttcgaattacatggaaaccttctctctctataattcgaaccaccctggttcgaattaccttcattcttaattcgaaccaggctggttcgaTTTATTACCAACAAAAAACCCTAATTCGAACTCGCCTGGTTCGATTTACTAACAAATAgagttcgaaccaacctggttcgaattatataaaaatacgatctggcttattgctgaaacgatttttgctttggcgtatttacgtaattttttgagccagttggcttattatggttttttacccaatttattatacaaataataaaaatattaaaatattttataattcaaaataattctaaaataaatatcattgtaaaataaattaaactattttttattttatataatattaataatataaatattttgttttataataacaatatttgaataaaatactCTATATAAATTAAGATACCTATTTGTAGTCGATAACATAAAGTTAGGATGAAATGATATTCATTTATATAAATTTCTAGTTTTTTAGTATTGGTTTATGTGTGACTCCATGCCTCCATCGATCCCACCTGAAATAATCAATGGAATAAATTGTgtttttttattgaagttaaaaaaaaaacaaaatatatagatagattttttttataacaaatatgatttaatttattatttgttacAAATTGTATTAACTTAACAAAATATTACAAATAGTTAAAtacaattatttattatatcattttatttattattattattattatttaaagtatctcctaatttaataaattaaaaaataatttattacgATATTCAATTTCATTTAAGGATTTATAACTTATCAGTGACTTGCTGCatccttttaattatttaataccACTTTTTTCTATTATTGGTCAGCCCTTTTTTAGTTCCAgacctttttatttttcaatcccTCAAATAGCCCACCTCAATAAAACTCCTTTTCTGGAAGCCAATTTTCATATTTGCCATTGCAATTAATGTTTGTCGTTTACCACACTCTTCCTTTAGTACACTATTCTACAGGTTGCCAAACATGCCATATGTTGCAAAGTTATTTGCCAGTCAACACATAGGTATTCTTAGCCATCCAAAACCATGCCACCAAAGAACTCacctatttttttatattgttttgtCAGTTGTCACTTTACCATATCTCAGACGCTTAATCCTGCAATAATACTGTGAAAGCATCTTAGCATCTTTCATTGAAAATGGACAGTTTGTGGAACCTAATTAAGTTGGTGTGGGTGTGAGTCATTGTTTGACTTTTATAACTTAcgttaatcaattttaattaaaattaaaatatgatatATAGCGTCTAATACTTGAATTTTTTATAGACTATattaaacagtgcatatataTATTAGCTTATTTATATTGTCATCATGCATGTATATAGAGTGTAAAAACTAAAACTTGATATTAGCTAGAGATaagtgaataataataataataataataataataataataataataataataatttatttattttctactcTAAAGACATatgttaagtaattaatttttttattaaaaatataaaaaaattaagtttttaatatatttattttatatttattaatttaaattttttattaataataaatttatcatgtatttttagaatatatgttcattaaacaacaacaacaacaaccacaacaataataataataataacaataataataataataataataataataataataatatcttaaaGGTTTAAATTTACGTTCTTTTCATGAGAGAAAAATTTCCAACTCTTCAACTCCATACCTTTATAGACAATTTGAACTTAGAAGGTCATGCACGTATATGGTCCAACTGTACAGTTGGTTTTTGTTCAttacttttaattattaacctatttttttaatttaatataatttaataatatattttgaattatatttttaaatattaataattaataatgataaataataaattttaataatcttTTAATATTCTTCTTAATTTTGCAAGTCTCCAACTACATTATTACTAGTTTAGTTGAAAGTCAAACCTCAGATTCTAACAATATTAATTGTATTTAATTTAGCAATTATTAAGGGCTAAAAATGATTTACGTAAATGTATACCAGTCAGGAGAACGAGCTGAGGACGTGTACATTGAATAATGACACACCCTAATTCTTTTTTATATggttaatatattaaaatattcatgttaacaaagaaaaaattgtatattattataatatttctTTATTGTGTATTGGTATTAATTTATGGTTTGAACCAAAATTGTTTTgggataaagaaaaagaaatatatttgttattttttaatttcagaaAATTGACATGAGCGAggaattataatttcaatttataCTTTTACTTCAAAcgtaaaaatttgaattgagaagagcccaaggcaaaaaaaaaaagctaagaCTCTTCAAATagcataaaattataataaaaaatatgctaataaattttgaatttaaattttctgtgtataaatatttattacaatataaaagttatatatatatatatatatatatatatatatatatatattatcaagCAATAAGAAATGCAATGGACCATGTTATGATGATATGATAACGTATATCGTACGTACGTATGACACCAAGTCACCAACGAACTAACACAAGCGTGGCAAATTAAGGAGCAAACATcaatatatatagttatatatacaaaattaaaGAGCTAACTCGATTACTATCTATTTTCATGAACGAAGAACAACgcaatttaaaaacaaaaaaatactgcgacttttaaaaaaaatgttaaacaataataataattgattttgtaaattttttttttgtaatatgtgaaattttaaacttcacaaattattaataaatttatttttaaaaaa is a window from the Arachis stenosperma cultivar V10309 chromosome 3, arast.V10309.gnm1.PFL2, whole genome shotgun sequence genome containing:
- the LOC130969306 gene encoding uncharacterized protein LOC130969306, which translates into the protein MFLCRRQFPEVRTPELLARLVDVVSSSGGSNRNTNTIANPAGSSSRPAVASSSVPVYEPVVQHVASPSFAVDLNGTDGDEVVERENLPNALLGVAPVGVGDGFLDDEEEDDVEPDMIDDDSADDIGATGPALEVGGSSSDTQQYPPHFSSLDLDAMRHEGVLGHAVGFGARDAEGTTGLTEFQVGQQFQDKDEALLSVKTYSIRRGVQYKVVESDHRRYVGKCSEFGNGCTWLIRLSLRKRKGIWEVKRYNGPHTCLATSISSDHRSLDYHVISAFIMPMVRADASVSIKVLLNATAAHFGFRPTYRRVWMAKQKSIAIIYGDWDESYNDLPRWVLGVQLTMPGSVVVLKTTPVRVGGQVDESQAYFHRLFWTFPPCIEAFRHCKPLVSIDGTHLYGKYGGTLLIAIAQDGNSNILPVAFALVEGENAESWTFFLSHLRQHVTPQPGLLVISDRHNGIKAALEAPDGGWLPPSAYRAFCIRHVAANFALTFKGKDARRLLVNAAYAKTEVEFDYWFDILRSEDPAMCEWANRINYSLWTQHRDEGWRFGHMTTNISECVNSILKGVRNLHVASLVKATYCRLAELFVRKGREAEAQMGTGQQFSQHLMKCIEANMRTARCFTVTLYDRDNSEFTVAETTPTGSFSLGTYRVSLASRTCDCGYFQALHFPCQHALACCAYSRVTWTSYVHSVYQISSVFDVYRMGFTPPIPEGFWPPYDGPTVIPDPDKRRAREGRPRSTRIRTNMDEADPNRPKRCGLCRQPGHTRRSCPQVGGSSQTGHH